In a single window of the Aquicella siphonis genome:
- a CDS encoding flagellar basal body L-ring protein FlgH: MIRPNNKFCAWVLAFAATSVLCGCSPHWMDEAGLRDETVYPATFPIDNPPPPKTNGSIYQAGHEISLYQDHVPGRIGDILTVRLEESTQGEKKAKMKTNKKTANTFTLPSIEKGHIYGRDVSLDSDMQFDGDGESNQQNKLHGTISVTVTRVLSNGNLVVQGESWLTINQGREYIRLTGIVRREDIDASNTVSSQRLADARISYSGTGQVSNAARGGIITQFLFKFFPY, from the coding sequence ATGATCAGGCCGAATAACAAGTTTTGTGCATGGGTGTTGGCGTTTGCTGCGACGAGCGTGCTATGCGGTTGCTCGCCGCACTGGATGGATGAGGCGGGGCTGCGTGATGAAACGGTTTATCCCGCAACCTTTCCCATTGATAATCCGCCTCCTCCCAAAACCAATGGCTCTATTTACCAAGCCGGCCATGAAATTTCACTTTATCAGGATCATGTGCCGGGCCGCATCGGCGACATTTTGACAGTGCGCCTGGAAGAATCCACACAGGGTGAAAAGAAAGCGAAAATGAAGACCAACAAAAAAACCGCCAATACTTTCACACTGCCTTCCATTGAAAAAGGTCATATTTACGGCCGGGATGTGAGCCTCGATTCAGATATGCAATTTGACGGCGATGGTGAAAGTAACCAGCAAAATAAATTACACGGAACCATTTCAGTGACAGTGACTCGTGTTTTGTCTAATGGCAATCTGGTTGTGCAAGGAGAATCCTGGCTGACGATCAATCAGGGACGCGAATACATTCGCCTGACGGGTATTGTAAGACGTGAAGATATAGATGCAAGCAATACTGTTTCATCTCAACGGCTAGCGGATGCCAGAATCAGTTATAGCGGAACCGGGCAAGTTTCAAACGCCGCCAGAGGCGGAATCATTACACAATTCCTGTTTAAGTTCTTCCCGTATTAG